The Verrucomicrobiia bacterium sequence AATCGCGGTTGCAGAAGCTGGCGCCCGAGGATGTCCGGGAGTCGCGTCTCGCCGGGGACGCCATCACGGCAAGGCTGACCCGGGCGCCGGGAAACCACGCGCCCATCGGCGGTCTCAAGGTCTGCACGGAGGCCGGATGGTTTGCCGCGCGCCCCTCGGGCACGGAAGACATCTACAAGATCTATGCCGAGAGCTTCCGCAGCGCGGAACACCTCGACGCCATCGTGTCGGAGGCCCGCCAGATCGTCGCCAACACCCTTGGGTAACGGTACTGAAACCAGGCAAGGCGCCCGCGCTCACCTCCAGCAGGGCCTGGTCCTTCACCGCCACGATCCCACCTGCCTCGACCTCGAGACCGCTGGCTACTGAGTCGTGGCTGCGATCGTCCTGGACCGATTCGAGCGTCTGTTCGGCCAATTCCAACGCCGGGACAAATCTGTGCCATCCCCCTCCAATCCACCGCGGCCACCCCGGCCCGAAGCCCCCCCGCGTCCCGATTTTGGAAATTTTCGCGGTACCCGTGCTTGCCGAGGCAACACAGCCGTTTCTGGAACAGCCAAAAGCCCTGACCGTCATACACCAGCAGCTTGAGCGCGCGCCGGTTCCGGCTGCGGAAGATGAACAGCGCACCGCTCAGGGGATCGCTGCCCAGCGCCGAACGACACAGCGCGGCCAGTCCATCAATCCCCTTGCGGAAGTCCACCGGCTCCACCGCCACCAACAGGCGCATCTGCGGGGTGATCTGGATCATGCAACGCCCCTCCAACACTGCGCCACCAGCCGCTCGAGCGCTTCCCGGTCCCCGCCCAACTCCACACGCAGGCTGCGGCCACCCCCGTCCTCCAGCACGATCCGGTATCCGTCCGCCGTCGCCACCGATGTCGGTGGCCGCGTCAGCTCCACAAACTGAACCTTCGGCGTTCCGCCAGGCCCCACCCCGCTCTGCGCCTCGGTGATCCGCCGCAGCCGGTGATAGCCCAGACCCAGCTGCAGGGACACCCGGCTGACCCCCTCCCGCCGCGCCAGCGCCCCCGCCGCATCCCAGAGCGCCTCCGGCAGGCGGCATCGC is a genomic window containing:
- the tnpB gene encoding IS66 family insertion sequence element accessory protein TnpB, whose protein sequence is MIQITPQMRLLVAVEPVDFRKGIDGLAALCRSALGSDPLSGALFIFRSRNRRALKLLVYDGQGFWLFQKRLCCLGKHGYRENFQNRDAGGLRAGVAAVDWRGMAQICPGVGIGRTDARIGPGRSQPRLSSQRSRGRGRWDRGGEGPGPAGGERGRLAWFQYRYPRVLATIWRASDTMASRCSALRKLSA